The genomic interval AAATAAGCATTTAATCTCCACCTGTAAAATATAAAAAAATCACCTCATGAAAAACTTGCACAGTCCAACAATCTCCGCCTGCCTTATCGTAAAAAACGAGGAAAGATTCCTGCCTAATTGCCTCAACAGCGTTAAGAACGCTGTTGATGAAATAGTAGTTGTTGATACAGGTTCAACTGATAATACCGTAAATATCGCAAAAGAATTTAGCGCTAAGGTGTATTTTTATTCATGGAATAATAACTATAGTGAGGCAAGAAACTATGCAATACGCCATGCTACCAAAGAGTGGATTCTTATGATCGATGCGGATGAAGAGCTTGAGCAGAATGATATTCCTGTATTGAAACAATCGATAAGTAACGATAATTATAATGGTGTTATTATTGCTATATACAGTAAAGTGAAAAGTGGGATGCACAAGTTTTATAACACACGGGTTTTTCGCCGGGAGAAGGCATTTTATAAAGGTATTATCCATGAACAAGTGGTGATTGAAGGGAAAAGGCTTCCATCGGAGATACATCTTTATCATTACGGGTATGATCTTGACGAAGATACGATGCGGAAGAAATGGCACAGAACAACTCAATTATTGGAAAAACAAATAGCGTTAAACGATAATGATAGTTTTGCATGGTTGAATCTTATCCGTAATTATTGCACACAGCAATTGTTTCGGGATGGTATTAAGACCGGAAAAGAAGCGCTAAAGAGAATTACACCCGAGGCGAATTTGCATCATTTTATAATGATTCTGTATGAAATGGCAGATTGTTATCTCAATACCGGAAATACCGCAGAAGCAAAAAAGATGTGCCACACCGCTTTAGCTAAATTAAGGGAAATGAATGTTGCGCCGGAAAATATTGATATTGTTTATACACTGGCTTGTGTGTATTTAAAAGAAGGAGATTGTAATAAAGCTATTGAATATTTTAAACATTTTTTGACATTGCGTGAGTGGTATTTGAAAAATATCAGCGATTGCCTTATGACTGATACCCTGGGATATGATTATTCCGCATATAACGGGTTGGGTTTTTGTTATGGCAGTATGGGACAGTGGGAAAAAGCGGTTGGTTTTCTGCAAAAATCGATAGTCTCAAATCCTAAATATATTACCACCTATAAAAATTTAGCTTCATGCTATTCTGCAATGGGAAACAATACGGACGCTATTAATACTTTATTGCGGTCAATTTCCGAAAATATCGCAGATCAGGAGATTTTTATCCGCTTGGGAGATTTATTTCTGAAACAACAGGAGTACAAACAGGCGATATCATACTATGAAAAGTATTTAAACTTGTGTCCTGAAGATAAAAATGCCTTGTTAAAAATATCTGCATGTTATGAAGAATCAGGCTATAAAGACACCGCTCAAATCGGATATAGCGCATTACAGAAGTGGAATAAATAATGCTTTTCTCTTTAGAAATAGGAAATGTTTTATGACCAAAGACCCTGAAAACAATAACCACAGGTCCACCATATCGGCATGTATGATTGTGAAGAATGAAGAAGGTTTTTTGCCCCAATGCCTTGAGAGTATAAAGGGGGCGGTTGACGAAATAATTATTGTCGATACCGGTTCTTCTGATAAAACAGTGGACATCGCAAAATCGTTTGGCGCAAAAGTATATCATCATCCATGGCGCAACAGTTTTAGCGAGGCGAGAAACTATTCTTTGGGTTATGCTACATGCGATTGGGTTTTGCAAATAGACGCGGATGAAAAACTGGAGCGGGAAGATATTCCCTTATTGCATAAGATTATTTGCAACTCCGCCTGCAATGCCTTTTATGTAGCTATCTACAGCGAGCTTCCCGGTGGATTGTCAAAACATTATTTCACAAGAATATTCCGCAAAGGGAAGGCTCATTACGAAGGAATAGTACACAATCAACTTGTGCATGAGGGTCATTCCCGTCCATCTGAAGTGCGGATGTACCACTATGGATACAATCTGTCCGCAACGAAAATGGAAAAAAAATATAAACGGACAGGGGATCTTTTACGGAAACAACTGGAAGAGAATCCTGAAAATATTTTTGCGATAGCTAATCTTGTAAGAAATTATAGAAATGAGCGCAATTATGATGAAGTGATAAAACTAGCAGAGAAAGGACTGGGAATATCTGAACCGGCTCTCGACCTCTCAACAAAAAATCAAAGGCAAAGGATCAGCATTGACCTTGCTTTCGCGCTGATGCGCAAGGATAGGCTGGACAGAGCGGAAGATGTGTGCAAAAAGGCATTGAGGGAAGATCCTGATTTTCTCGATAATTTGTTTATGTTAGGTGACATATTAAGCAGAAAAAAAGCTTTTCACGAGGCATTGGGTATTTACCGGAAATTTCTTGTCGTTAAAGAAAAAGACCGCAGATCTCCTGATTTTAATTTACTTATTGTAGATACCTATGAGTACGAACATAAGGTGTATAACAACATGGGAGATTGCTACAGAAATCTGGGTTTACGGAACGAAGCGGAAAGAGCATATAAAAGAGCAATAGAGATTTTTGATAAAGAAACACTGTGTTATTCAAGCCTCGCCCGTTTTTATTTATCACAAAACCGTTTAGATGAAGCTGCAAACGTACTTGATTCCGCAATACAATCAGGAATCGCAGATCATTTGACATTCTTATTGCTGGGTGAAATAAAAACAGTTCAAAACAAGACAATTGACGCCATAAATTCTTTTAAAATGGCAATTCAAAAGGATGAAAAAAATATAACGGCATATGCTTGCCTTATAAATGTATTAATTCAGTCAAATCAATTGGAGGAGGCGGAAGGATTGTTAAAAAAAATATCCTCCTTTTATCCACATCATATAATAGTTAAATGTATTAATGAAAAAATTAATTCCCGGCGTGGTGATAAGGATAGCGCCATTCAGTTTGTGCGTCGTATAATAGCGTCTAATCCTTCGGATAATAACGTATATTTAGAACTCGGGAATCTCTGTTTAGAGATAAATGAGTATGCGCTGGCTATTGAGGTATATGAGAAGTTTTTAAGAGGCTCTTCCGCACAGGATGCAAAAATATTAACGAATATTGCTATGTGCTACGCTGGTTTGGGACAAGTAAGACCGGCAATTGTCGGCCTGAAAGCGGCACTCGAAATAGACCCTTCTTATCAATCTGCAAGAAAGAATCTCTCTATTTTGGAGAAAAAGTGAAGGGGAATATAAGATATATTAAAATCAGATTTTTCCAGTAATAATTCTTCCATAAAATGGTTAATAATTAACCATCTTACCAACCATCCTTATAACCACAAGCACCGTCCCCAGGGAAAAGAGTACCACCGTAACGAGGGACAACGGGATACTTGGATTATTTTTGATAGTGACGAAAACCCCTGGCACTGTTTTAATATCAAGAAATGCAATCTTTGTTCCCAAAATTTCCTTTGCGTTATGTTCACCAACGGTAAGGTATATGCTTTGGGTTTCCCTGTTTTGGGTGGTGGAAAGTAGTTTTACCACGGGATAGCGATATTGGGGTGGCATGTATAAATCTACCATTCTGGTATTTTGGCCGTTTAAGGTGAAAACTTCATTTGCCTTAAGATTGTGCATCCTGTCTCCGACTTTAAGTACCACGGAAGAAACCGTATTCCCATAATCACGCAATAAGACTGCTAACGCTCCATTATTCAAAACTACGGGATTGTTATAACCGATTGTATCTTCATATTCGGCACCGTCTTTTCTTACTGAGACATAACCCGTTATTTTTTTAGGCATGCCATTTGGATAAGAACTTGTATCAAGACCTGTCACCTTCATTTCAAAGCCGCCCATGTCGGTCCATTCTTCTGAGACAGAAATTGGAGGCGATAAAGAACAATACAACCCCCCAATAAGATGTACGACCAAGGTTACTATAAAACCAACATGCATAATTGATGCCCCATATAAAGGCACTTTTTTAATCCCTCCTCTCACTTTTCGAAGGACAGAATCCGTGGTGCAGAAGAAGGCGTTTATGCCGTAAATAATGCATGCAAAAAAAAGTAGATAAAACCAGATGTGAATGGGTTTCTTATGACTGAAGAAAAAGATAATATCTTCTCCGGAAAGGCCGGAATAATGATAAGGATAAAAATTCATTATAAGACTTCCGATGATAAGGAGTCCTGTAACTGAAAATCCAATAATTATCCCTAATTTTTGGGACTTAATAAAATCATACACCTTTTTCATTTTTTCAATAGAACCTTATCTAGAAATATCCGGATT from Candidatus Kuenenia stuttgartiensis carries:
- a CDS encoding TPR domain-containing glycosyltransferase translates to MTKDPENNNHRSTISACMIVKNEEGFLPQCLESIKGAVDEIIIVDTGSSDKTVDIAKSFGAKVYHHPWRNSFSEARNYSLGYATCDWVLQIDADEKLEREDIPLLHKIICNSACNAFYVAIYSELPGGLSKHYFTRIFRKGKAHYEGIVHNQLVHEGHSRPSEVRMYHYGYNLSATKMEKKYKRTGDLLRKQLEENPENIFAIANLVRNYRNERNYDEVIKLAEKGLGISEPALDLSTKNQRQRISIDLAFALMRKDRLDRAEDVCKKALREDPDFLDNLFMLGDILSRKKAFHEALGIYRKFLVVKEKDRRSPDFNLLIVDTYEYEHKVYNNMGDCYRNLGLRNEAERAYKRAIEIFDKETLCYSSLARFYLSQNRLDEAANVLDSAIQSGIADHLTFLLLGEIKTVQNKTIDAINSFKMAIQKDEKNITAYACLINVLIQSNQLEEAEGLLKKISSFYPHHIIVKCINEKINSRRGDKDSAIQFVRRIIASNPSDNNVYLELGNLCLEINEYALAIEVYEKFLRGSSAQDAKILTNIAMCYAGLGQVRPAIVGLKAALEIDPSYQSARKNLSILEKK
- a CDS encoding tetratricopeptide repeat-containing glycosyltransferase family 2 protein gives rise to the protein MKNLHSPTISACLIVKNEERFLPNCLNSVKNAVDEIVVVDTGSTDNTVNIAKEFSAKVYFYSWNNNYSEARNYAIRHATKEWILMIDADEELEQNDIPVLKQSISNDNYNGVIIAIYSKVKSGMHKFYNTRVFRREKAFYKGIIHEQVVIEGKRLPSEIHLYHYGYDLDEDTMRKKWHRTTQLLEKQIALNDNDSFAWLNLIRNYCTQQLFRDGIKTGKEALKRITPEANLHHFIMILYEMADCYLNTGNTAEAKKMCHTALAKLREMNVAPENIDIVYTLACVYLKEGDCNKAIEYFKHFLTLREWYLKNISDCLMTDTLGYDYSAYNGLGFCYGSMGQWEKAVGFLQKSIVSNPKYITTYKNLASCYSAMGNNTDAINTLLRSISENIADQEIFIRLGDLFLKQQEYKQAISYYEKYLNLCPEDKNALLKISACYEESGYKDTAQIGYSALQKWNK